One segment of Stomatobaculum sp. F0698 DNA contains the following:
- a CDS encoding glycosyltransferase family 2 protein, producing MKNLDIVITMGGLGSRFRKAGYTVPKFMIETRGKTLFEWSILSLQGYAECAARYIFIAMRDESADVEGFIEQQCAALGISDYKLLLLDYLTDGQATTAKLASQYWNPEHGLLVYNIDTYVVPGAMNAAELKGDGFIPCFLGEGDHWSFVRLDETGKAVEVREKKRISENCTLGAYYFKSCALYERLYDEFYANEGNLEKGEKYIAPMYNYLIEQGGEVYISRVPKEAVHVLGTPEEVKAFEQAALD from the coding sequence ATGAAGAATCTGGACATTGTGATCACAATGGGAGGACTTGGGTCTCGTTTCCGGAAGGCCGGCTATACGGTTCCGAAGTTCATGATTGAGACGCGCGGAAAGACTTTATTTGAGTGGTCTATTCTAAGTCTGCAGGGCTATGCCGAATGCGCGGCGCGTTATATTTTCATTGCGATGCGCGACGAAAGTGCGGATGTTGAGGGCTTTATTGAGCAGCAATGCGCTGCGCTCGGCATTTCGGATTATAAGCTTTTGTTGCTCGACTATCTGACCGACGGACAGGCGACAACCGCAAAGCTGGCCTCCCAATACTGGAATCCGGAGCATGGCCTGCTCGTCTATAACATTGATACTTATGTGGTGCCGGGCGCAATGAATGCGGCGGAATTAAAGGGTGACGGTTTTATTCCCTGCTTCCTCGGCGAGGGAGATCACTGGAGTTTTGTGCGCCTTGATGAGACCGGAAAAGCGGTTGAGGTGCGAGAAAAGAAGAGAATCTCGGAGAACTGCACCTTGGGAGCCTATTACTTCAAGAGCTGCGCTCTCTATGAGAGACTGTATGATGAGTTCTACGCGAATGAGGGCAACCTTGAAAAGGGTGAAAAATACATTGCGCCCATGTATAACTATCTGATTGAACAGGGCGGAGAAGTGTACATCTCCCGCGTACCGAAGGAGGCTGTACACGTGCTCGGTACGCCGGAAGAAGTGAAGGCTTTTGAGCAGGCAGCTTTGGACTGA
- a CDS encoding capsular biosynthesis protein, producing MNYSEYSFVFDIDGTICPIKKKGEKYEDLVPFAEVVEKMRVYHEAGAKIVLFTSRNMNSYQGNLGLINKNTARVLTDWLEKWNIPYDEIFYGKPWPGHKGFYVDDRSVRPDEFLGYTPEELEERCEASRVKGEER from the coding sequence ATGAACTACAGTGAGTATTCGTTCGTCTTTGATATAGACGGCACGATTTGCCCCATCAAGAAAAAGGGCGAGAAGTATGAGGATCTCGTACCCTTTGCCGAGGTGGTGGAAAAAATGCGTGTCTACCACGAGGCCGGGGCAAAGATTGTTCTCTTCACCTCGCGCAACATGAACTCGTATCAGGGAAATCTGGGATTGATCAATAAGAATACGGCGCGTGTGTTGACCGACTGGCTTGAGAAGTGGAACATCCCCTATGACGAGATTTTCTACGGAAAGCCCTGGCCGGGACACAAGGGCTTTTATGTGGATGACCGTTCCGTTAGGCCGGATGAGTTTTTGGGCTATACGCCGGAAGAACTGGAAGAACGCTGTGAGGCATCGCGTGTAAAGGGGGAGGAGAGATGA
- a CDS encoding glycosyltransferase family 2 protein codes for MNRILLFIPMYNCEKQIVRVLGQLKPEVCRELTEVIVVNNRSTDNGEEAAMRYLEEHPLPIPVSLLRNDDNYGLGGSHKVAFEYAMEHEFDYVIVLHGDDQGDIANILPHLQSRVYRKYDCFLGARFMRGSKLQGYSAFRTFGNRVYNLLFSIGTGRRIYDLGSGLNMYKVSSLKSRFYEKYKDNLMFNYCMILGSSYYRQNMRFFPILWREDDQVSNVKMVNQAIVVLKLLGSYIVNRKGFIAAEHRDKLIGAYTAKTVYTNRKDKENGDHEAENV; via the coding sequence ATGAATAGAATTCTTTTGTTTATCCCGATGTATAACTGCGAGAAGCAGATTGTCCGTGTTCTGGGGCAGTTGAAGCCGGAGGTTTGCCGGGAATTAACAGAGGTTATTGTCGTGAACAATCGGAGCACGGATAACGGTGAGGAAGCGGCCATGCGTTATCTGGAAGAGCACCCGTTGCCCATTCCGGTATCCTTGCTCAGAAATGATGATAACTATGGCTTGGGAGGTTCCCACAAGGTCGCATTTGAATATGCCATGGAGCATGAGTTTGACTATGTGATTGTGCTGCACGGTGATGACCAGGGAGATATTGCGAATATTCTGCCGCACTTACAGAGTCGGGTATACCGAAAGTACGATTGCTTCCTCGGCGCTCGCTTCATGCGCGGATCCAAGCTGCAAGGCTACTCGGCCTTCAGAACCTTCGGAAACCGGGTTTATAATCTCTTGTTCTCAATCGGTACCGGGAGACGCATCTATGACCTTGGTTCCGGCTTAAACATGTACAAGGTTTCGAGCCTCAAAAGCCGTTTCTATGAGAAGTACAAGGATAACCTCATGTTCAATTACTGCATGATTCTCGGTTCTTCCTATTACCGCCAGAACATGCGCTTCTTCCCGATACTTTGGAGAGAAGACGATCAGGTCTCGAATGTCAAGATGGTCAATCAGGCCATTGTCGTGCTGAAGCTTCTGGGAAGCTATATCGTGAACCGCAAGGGCTTTATTGCTGCGGAGCATAGAGACAAACTGATTGGCGCGTATACCGCGAAAACGGTTTACACGAATCGGAAGGACAAAGAGAACGGCGACCATGAAGCAGAAAACGTATAA
- a CDS encoding rhamnosyltransferase WsaF family glycosyltransferase, with the protein MRAAWVLPSLIEGSGGHRTILQNVQYLIRKGYECDVYVEDKGEVKNSEELRRQAETLFGKHDCRFILGYDIQGEYDIIFATAWFTAKVVRDCNSKAVKAYFIQDFEALFNPMGDGYILACNSYGYGLKPVTIGRWLSHKMQTEYHTPSRYFDFCADRRIYRPLPEAKKEHAICFVYQPDKPRRCSVLGIEALGIVKFLRPDVKIYLYGSNIKGNVWFEHENLGIIPLEKCNALYNKCEVGLCISSSNPSRIPFEMMAAGLPVVDLYMENNFFDMPNEGVRLAHTTPESIAQALIEILDHPEQAAQMSEAGKRYMADKDLEYGFEQFYAAVSDMAARREPAEPAVYDRSYTRPAVSADVVMDEKLAEQSYAPPVIVDNSLFGRLKRVGFIRKSKLLRKLWYKLRGL; encoded by the coding sequence ATGAGAGCTGCGTGGGTACTGCCGTCGCTGATCGAGGGCTCCGGGGGACACAGAACCATACTCCAGAACGTGCAATACTTGATTCGCAAGGGTTATGAGTGCGATGTCTATGTGGAAGATAAGGGAGAAGTCAAGAATTCCGAGGAACTCCGCCGCCAGGCAGAGACCCTCTTCGGAAAGCACGACTGCCGCTTTATTCTGGGCTACGACATTCAGGGAGAGTACGACATCATCTTCGCGACTGCCTGGTTTACGGCCAAGGTGGTGCGGGACTGCAACAGTAAGGCTGTAAAAGCCTACTTCATTCAGGACTTTGAGGCGCTCTTTAACCCCATGGGCGACGGCTACATTCTCGCCTGCAATTCCTACGGCTACGGCTTAAAACCGGTCACCATAGGCCGTTGGCTTTCGCACAAGATGCAGACAGAGTACCACACGCCTTCCCGCTATTTCGATTTCTGCGCCGACCGGCGCATCTACCGTCCGCTGCCGGAAGCAAAGAAGGAACACGCCATCTGCTTTGTCTATCAGCCCGATAAGCCGCGCCGCTGCAGTGTGCTCGGCATTGAGGCGCTCGGCATTGTGAAGTTCCTGCGCCCGGATGTGAAAATCTATCTCTACGGCTCGAACATCAAGGGGAATGTCTGGTTTGAACACGAGAACCTGGGCATCATCCCGCTTGAAAAGTGCAATGCGCTTTACAATAAGTGCGAGGTGGGACTCTGCATCAGCTCTTCGAACCCCTCGCGCATTCCCTTTGAGATGATGGCGGCCGGTCTGCCGGTCGTGGATCTCTACATGGAAAATAACTTCTTCGACATGCCGAACGAGGGCGTGCGCCTCGCGCACACCACGCCGGAGTCGATTGCCCAGGCTTTGATTGAGATTTTAGATCACCCGGAACAAGCGGCCCAAATGTCCGAGGCGGGCAAGCGCTACATGGCGGATAAGGATCTGGAGTACGGCTTTGAGCAGTTCTATGCGGCGGTCAGCGACATGGCGGCGCGCCGGGAACCGGCAGAGCCCGCGGTTTACGACAGAAGCTATACGCGCCCTGCCGTCTCGGCGGATGTGGTCATGGACGAGAAACTTGCGGAGCAGAGCTATGCACCGCCGGTCATCGTTGATAATTCGCTCTTCGGGCGCCTCAAGCGGGTCGGCTTTATTCGTAAGAGCAAACTGCTCCGCAAGCTCTGGTATAAGCTGCGGGGACTGTAA
- a CDS encoding class I SAM-dependent methyltransferase codes for MNHETDWVVSDPRYDADQLNPKLKFAYWEGHRDFAYDLLQFVRPERLVELGSQYGCSLFSFCQAVRDFKLNTEINAVDMWSGDIGAEITGEEVYALVQKTAATYYPEVNLHLFQMCFDDARPNFADNSIDILHIDGGHTFEDVEHDFTTWLPKLKENGIVLFHDVYSPIDQGSCDHWEKTKKEYDCYFDFTHSCGLGILFPKGRYWYDRLEAAGFFKYYKDLYFYRSKYKYTQARFDELKGLYEERYRAIEQQSKMIDERDARIAADERLVAEKDAAIASQTKLIEERDATIASQTKMIDERDARIAADEKLVAEKDAAIANQSKMIDERDARIAADEKLVAEKDAAIEAQAKLIDERDRSLNEAHKIAEERLGIVQQQGNIILTLQQQNAEYEAMIKRHWMSRLEFRRKYGEKK; via the coding sequence ATGAACCATGAAACCGACTGGGTCGTCTCAGACCCGCGATATGACGCAGATCAGTTAAACCCGAAGCTTAAATTTGCCTACTGGGAAGGGCATCGGGATTTTGCCTATGATTTATTGCAGTTTGTGCGGCCGGAGCGTCTGGTGGAACTCGGCAGTCAGTACGGCTGCTCGCTCTTTAGCTTCTGTCAGGCCGTGCGAGATTTTAAGCTGAATACCGAAATCAATGCAGTGGATATGTGGAGCGGCGATATCGGCGCGGAAATTACCGGCGAGGAAGTCTATGCACTCGTGCAGAAGACCGCCGCGACCTATTATCCGGAGGTAAACCTGCACCTCTTCCAGATGTGCTTTGACGATGCGCGCCCGAACTTTGCGGACAATTCAATCGACATTCTGCACATCGACGGCGGACACACCTTTGAGGACGTGGAGCACGACTTTACGACCTGGCTGCCCAAGCTAAAGGAGAACGGCATCGTCCTCTTCCACGATGTGTACAGCCCGATCGACCAGGGCTCCTGCGACCACTGGGAAAAGACCAAGAAGGAGTACGACTGCTACTTTGACTTTACGCACAGCTGCGGCCTCGGCATCCTCTTCCCGAAGGGACGCTACTGGTATGACAGACTCGAGGCAGCGGGCTTTTTCAAGTACTATAAGGACCTCTACTTCTACCGCTCCAAGTACAAGTACACGCAGGCGCGCTTTGACGAGTTGAAGGGCCTTTACGAGGAACGCTACCGCGCGATTGAGCAGCAGTCGAAGATGATTGATGAGCGGGATGCGCGGATTGCGGCGGATGAAAGATTGGTCGCCGAGAAGGATGCAGCGATTGCAAGCCAGACCAAGCTCATTGAGGAGCGCGATGCAACCATTGCGAGCCAGACCAAGATGATCGATGAGCGGGATGCGCGGATTGCGGCGGATGAGAAGCTGGTCGCCGAGAAGGATGCGGCGATTGCAAATCAATCTAAGATGATAGACGAGCGAGATGCGCGGATTGCGGCGGACGAAAAATTGGTCGCTGAAAAGGATGCGGCCATTGAGGCGCAGGCAAAGCTAATCGACGAGCGCGACCGCAGCTTAAACGAGGCACACAAGATTGCGGAGGAGAGACTCGGCATTGTGCAGCAGCAGGGCAATATCATTCTTACCCTGCAGCAGCAGAATGCGGAGTATGAGGCAATGATCAAGCGGCATTGGATGTCGCGTCTTGAGTTTCGGAGAAAGTACGGGGAGAAAAAATGA
- a CDS encoding ABC transporter ATP-binding protein — protein MNQNENAIEVRGVSKFYNLYERPQDRVKELFSLTKKKYHTLYKALDQVSFTVKKGETLGIIGRNGAGKSTLLKLITGVITPSEGSIETHGEISALLELGTGFNPEYTGYENIFLNGSMRGFSDEEMQEKVKEIVDFADIGEYMGQPVKTYSSGMFARLAFAVMISFKPEILIVDEALSVGDIFFQQKCNTFMKEEMKGVTKLLVTHDMNSIANMADRVILIDRGKIIREGKPLEVIEDYLKLLHTSVFQSEEAAAKDEDARLNAATEAEAEALALEAAAREKEKAEIGWVDAPKESIGGAQDILIDRCRMLINGEAVDVVKPGDAVRIELLLHAKKDADNIIIGYTFKDKYGNSIFAQSTLGENIMIEGVKQGEVRKASLSFHWPEVKEGDYFLTLGIGEGYDQMVHTVQCWVHSVLHVQAIALKPMHGIINHVIEEFKIERIEHEP, from the coding sequence ATGAATCAAAACGAAAATGCCATTGAAGTGAGAGGCGTAAGCAAGTTCTATAACCTCTACGAGAGACCGCAGGACAGGGTCAAGGAACTGTTCTCGCTCACCAAGAAAAAATATCACACGCTCTATAAAGCCTTGGATCAGGTTTCCTTCACGGTGAAGAAGGGAGAGACCCTGGGTATCATCGGGCGGAACGGTGCGGGCAAGTCGACGCTCTTAAAGCTCATCACCGGTGTCATCACGCCGAGCGAGGGCAGCATAGAGACACATGGCGAAATTTCCGCTCTGCTCGAGCTCGGCACCGGTTTTAATCCGGAGTACACGGGCTATGAGAACATCTTCCTGAACGGCTCCATGCGCGGCTTCTCCGACGAGGAGATGCAGGAGAAAGTCAAGGAAATCGTGGACTTCGCGGACATCGGCGAGTACATGGGACAGCCGGTCAAGACCTATTCGAGCGGTATGTTTGCCCGTCTCGCCTTTGCGGTCATGATTAGCTTCAAACCGGAAATTCTGATTGTCGATGAGGCGCTTTCGGTCGGCGATATCTTCTTCCAGCAGAAGTGCAATACCTTCATGAAGGAGGAGATGAAGGGCGTCACCAAGCTCCTTGTGACCCACGACATGAACAGCATCGCGAATATGGCGGATCGCGTGATTTTAATCGATCGCGGAAAAATAATCCGCGAGGGTAAGCCGCTCGAGGTCATTGAGGATTATTTAAAGCTGCTCCACACGAGCGTATTTCAGAGCGAGGAGGCTGCCGCGAAGGATGAGGATGCGCGCTTAAACGCTGCCACAGAGGCAGAGGCGGAAGCACTCGCTTTGGAGGCCGCGGCCCGCGAAAAAGAAAAGGCGGAAATCGGCTGGGTCGATGCGCCGAAGGAGAGCATAGGCGGTGCGCAGGATATTTTAATCGATCGCTGTCGCATGCTGATTAACGGCGAGGCGGTGGATGTTGTAAAGCCGGGCGATGCGGTGCGGATCGAGCTTTTACTGCACGCGAAAAAAGATGCAGACAATATCATAATCGGCTATACTTTTAAGGATAAGTACGGAAACAGTATTTTTGCGCAGAGCACCCTCGGCGAGAATATTATGATAGAGGGTGTAAAGCAGGGTGAAGTGAGAAAAGCTTCTCTTTCCTTCCATTGGCCTGAAGTCAAGGAGGGCGATTATTTCCTGACCCTCGGCATAGGCGAGGGTTATGACCAGATGGTGCATACCGTGCAGTGTTGGGTGCACAGCGTGTTGCACGTGCAGGCAATCGCCTTAAAGCCCATGCACGGCATCATCAACCACGTGATTGAAGAATTCAAAATCGAGAGGATAGAGCATGAACCATGA
- a CDS encoding ABC transporter permease, translating into MNRLRVFFQKDKKMIGKLIKNDFKARYSGSYLGVVWGIVQPLITVLIYWFVFTVGLRNGERPDGTPYIIWMISGIVAWFFFSDALGAGTNAFLEYSYLVKKLNFNVGLIPLVKVGTSLIIHGIFLGIVTVILNFSGFTADWYYLQLAYYIFCNFMLVFAVVLFTSSVTVYMRDASQLVGIFIQIGFWAIPIVWGPEVLSGKLRLIFQLNPVYYLVEGYRDSLYAHIPFWTKPLYTLYFWAVTGAIFALGMYTFRKLKPYFADVL; encoded by the coding sequence ATGAACAGACTTCGCGTTTTTTTTCAAAAAGATAAAAAGATGATCGGGAAGCTCATAAAGAACGACTTCAAGGCGCGGTACAGCGGCTCCTACCTCGGCGTGGTCTGGGGCATTGTGCAGCCGCTCATCACGGTACTCATTTACTGGTTTGTCTTTACCGTCGGCTTGCGGAACGGCGAGCGCCCGGACGGCACCCCCTATATCATCTGGATGATATCCGGTATTGTGGCCTGGTTTTTCTTTTCGGATGCGCTCGGCGCGGGCACCAATGCCTTTCTCGAGTACTCCTATCTCGTGAAAAAACTGAACTTCAACGTGGGGCTCATTCCGCTCGTGAAGGTAGGCACCTCGCTGATCATTCACGGCATCTTTCTCGGCATTGTGACCGTCATCCTGAACTTTTCGGGCTTTACGGCGGACTGGTACTATTTGCAACTCGCCTATTATATTTTCTGTAACTTCATGCTGGTCTTCGCCGTGGTGCTCTTTACTTCTTCGGTCACGGTCTACATGCGGGATGCTAGTCAGCTGGTGGGCATCTTCATCCAGATCGGTTTCTGGGCCATTCCGATTGTATGGGGCCCGGAGGTGCTGAGCGGCAAGCTGCGTCTTATTTTTCAGCTGAACCCGGTTTATTACCTGGTTGAGGGCTACCGGGATTCGCTCTATGCGCACATCCCCTTCTGGACCAAGCCCCTTTATACGCTCTACTTCTGGGCGGTCACAGGCGCGATTTTTGCGCTCGGTATGTACACCTTCCGGAAATTAAAACCGTACTTTGCAGACGTGCTCTGA
- a CDS encoding glycosyltransferase: MRATTEHKALVFLKCEEDGSSYYRLYQYLADKPCRMVNMTPRWVYRLFYGRRYGKAMKLALKLFMGGITFGTTLGAMALDALVWKSEVVILNRRFFPRACPPLLAGLLKRYLRGKKFYWDFDDNIALDGELSRAEKAVLEEAARKITVTGDYLRETVSETAREKVELLPTTDLAFRREETESLLASKGSDGAALKLLWLGTRDNLKYLEALIPALEQAAETIVRDTGKRPELQVVSNAPLTEETKQLKLRNVPWSRERGIAALREAEIGLMPLAESAYTLGKGGFKAIQYMSAGVVPILSPVGYNKTVIEDGVSGCFAADSGAFAARIAELAANPARLKTMARAARERFDSCFSPEEIQAFWNRAIGESE, from the coding sequence ATGCGCGCTACGACTGAGCATAAAGCTCTGGTGTTTCTGAAGTGCGAGGAGGACGGCTCTTCCTATTACCGCCTTTACCAATACCTTGCGGATAAACCCTGTCGTATGGTCAATATGACGCCGCGGTGGGTGTACCGCCTCTTTTACGGGCGGCGTTACGGCAAGGCAATGAAGCTTGCGCTAAAGCTCTTCATGGGAGGCATCACCTTCGGCACGACGCTCGGCGCAATGGCGCTGGATGCCCTTGTTTGGAAGTCGGAGGTTGTGATTTTAAACCGGCGCTTTTTTCCGCGTGCCTGTCCGCCTCTTCTCGCGGGACTTTTAAAACGCTATCTCCGCGGTAAGAAATTCTACTGGGACTTTGACGATAATATTGCGCTGGACGGCGAACTCTCTCGGGCCGAGAAGGCAGTGCTCGAAGAAGCGGCACGCAAAATCACCGTGACCGGCGATTACCTTAGGGAAACCGTAAGCGAAACCGCGCGAGAGAAGGTAGAGCTGCTTCCTACCACGGACCTCGCCTTTCGGCGCGAGGAGACAGAGAGTCTCCTTGCAAGCAAGGGAAGTGACGGTGCAGCGTTAAAACTACTCTGGCTCGGCACCCGCGATAACCTAAAGTATCTCGAAGCACTCATTCCGGCACTGGAGCAAGCCGCCGAAACGATTGTGCGGGATACAGGAAAGCGCCCGGAGTTACAGGTGGTCTCAAATGCACCGCTTACCGAGGAGACCAAGCAGCTTAAACTGCGAAACGTACCCTGGAGCCGCGAGCGCGGCATAGCAGCCCTCCGCGAAGCGGAGATAGGACTCATGCCGCTCGCGGAGAGCGCCTACACGCTCGGCAAGGGCGGCTTTAAGGCAATTCAATATATGTCGGCCGGAGTTGTTCCGATTCTCTCTCCGGTGGGCTATAATAAAACCGTGATAGAAGACGGCGTGAGCGGCTGTTTTGCCGCGGATAGCGGCGCGTTTGCGGCGCGCATTGCGGAACTCGCGGCGAATCCCGCGCGGCTTAAAACCATGGCGCGCGCGGCAAGAGAGCGCTTTGACAGCTGCTTTTCGCCGGAAGAGATACAGGCATTTTGGAATCGGGCAATTGGGGAGAGTGAATGA
- a CDS encoding glycosyltransferase — MSGSKKALLVTTVSGFVPQFEMNNVRLLQERGYEVHYASNFDMPSYGDNNDRLKGTGIRCHQIAFAREPWNRKNMSAVRELTALIRREGVHLLHCHTPMGAACARIAAARASLHNVIYTAHGFHFFDGAPKKNWLIYYPVEKFLSRYTDSLLLINREDYVRAKKKFSARHTDLLPGVGIDIEAVQRGSAESAGLREELGILRTQRVLLTAGEMIPRKNQVLLLEVLRRLNDTTLSLVILGHGKLQDELKAKAKALGVEAQVIFPGYRTDVFRFYGIADLFLFPSLQEGLPVAVMEAMAAGLPVLASAVRGNRDLILPGEGGELLPPHAAEAWEKNVSILLRDCKKREAYGQYNRLRIGAFSREENEKKMREIYARYD; from the coding sequence ATGAGCGGGAGCAAAAAGGCGCTGCTGGTCACAACCGTGAGCGGTTTTGTGCCGCAGTTTGAGATGAACAATGTGCGCCTCCTGCAGGAAAGAGGTTACGAAGTACATTACGCCTCCAATTTTGACATGCCCTCCTACGGGGACAATAACGACAGGTTAAAGGGCACCGGCATACGCTGTCACCAGATTGCGTTTGCGCGGGAGCCCTGGAACCGAAAGAATATGAGCGCCGTGCGAGAACTCACGGCGCTCATTCGCCGTGAGGGGGTTCACTTACTCCACTGTCACACCCCTATGGGAGCCGCCTGTGCGCGGATTGCGGCCGCACGAGCGAGTTTACATAACGTGATTTATACGGCGCACGGCTTTCATTTTTTTGACGGCGCGCCGAAGAAAAACTGGCTCATCTACTATCCGGTCGAAAAATTTTTGTCGCGCTACACGGACAGCCTGCTCTTAATTAATCGCGAGGACTATGTGCGCGCCAAGAAAAAGTTCTCTGCCCGCCACACAGATCTCCTGCCGGGCGTCGGCATCGACATAGAGGCCGTACAGCGCGGCAGTGCGGAAAGCGCAGGGCTCCGGGAGGAACTCGGCATTCTGCGGACGCAGCGCGTGCTGCTGACAGCCGGGGAGATGATACCGCGAAAAAACCAGGTGCTGCTCCTCGAAGTCTTGCGGCGCCTTAACGATACAACGTTATCGCTGGTCATCCTGGGACACGGAAAATTGCAGGATGAATTAAAGGCGAAAGCCAAGGCGCTCGGCGTGGAAGCGCAGGTGATATTTCCGGGCTACCGCACGGATGTGTTCCGCTTCTACGGAATAGCGGATTTATTCCTATTCCCCTCGTTGCAGGAGGGGCTGCCGGTTGCGGTCATGGAGGCGATGGCGGCAGGACTGCCGGTTCTTGCCTCCGCTGTGCGCGGAAACCGGGATTTAATACTGCCCGGTGAGGGCGGCGAATTACTGCCGCCGCACGCTGCGGAAGCCTGGGAGAAAAACGTAAGCATTTTGCTTCGGGATTGTAAGAAACGGGAGGCCTACGGACAGTATAATAGACTGCGGATCGGCGCGTTTTCCCGCGAAGAAAACGAAAAGAAAATGAGGGAAATTTATGCGCGCTACGACTGA
- a CDS encoding exopolysaccharide biosynthesis polyprenyl glycosylphosphotransferase yields the protein MEQMERYKRLIKFAAAAVILAVEIGLYYVLWTHYYNRIITMPFWRRGNWFMTGLYAIMLFVFHNLYGGLKIGFFRKNNIIYSQFLAILATNVFGYLLLALVERHWYVPLPFAILTAVDMVLVFFWATLFQWTYNLLFPPRQLLLIYGKRSVAHVLEKMNSRDDKYVLTAAIHISEGVERIMKEVPKYGGVIIGDLGSHDRNLIFKRCYDMDKRVYMIPKISDVLVRSSDELKLFDTVLLLSRNDGLQVDQLFCKRVLDIMSAGALLLVSLPFFLFIAVAIKLEDGGPVFYKQCRLTKGGKTFDILKFRTMRVNAEADGVARLAAQGDNRITRVGNLLRATRLDELPQVLNILKGEMSMVGPRPERPEIAAEYKKEIPEFDYRLKLKAGLTGYAQIYGVYNTTPYDKLKLDLIYIRNYSIFLDLKLIFMTPKILFMKEKTEGVAEGQLTAVQQTEDLSGELKL from the coding sequence ATGGAACAGATGGAACGCTATAAACGCCTGATTAAATTCGCGGCGGCGGCAGTTATCCTCGCCGTGGAAATCGGGCTCTACTACGTCCTTTGGACGCACTACTATAACCGCATCATCACGATGCCCTTCTGGCGCCGCGGCAACTGGTTTATGACCGGTCTCTACGCAATCATGCTGTTTGTCTTTCACAACCTCTACGGCGGCTTGAAGATAGGCTTCTTCCGGAAGAACAACATCATCTACTCGCAGTTCCTTGCGATACTCGCGACCAATGTATTCGGCTACCTCTTGCTCGCACTGGTGGAACGCCACTGGTACGTGCCGCTGCCCTTTGCCATTCTGACCGCAGTGGATATGGTGCTGGTCTTCTTCTGGGCCACCCTCTTCCAGTGGACCTATAACCTGCTCTTTCCGCCGCGGCAGCTCCTTTTAATCTACGGGAAGCGCTCGGTTGCGCACGTGCTTGAGAAGATGAACTCGCGGGACGATAAATACGTGCTCACCGCGGCCATCCATATCAGCGAGGGCGTAGAGCGCATCATGAAGGAAGTGCCGAAGTACGGCGGTGTGATTATAGGCGACCTCGGAAGCCATGATCGCAATCTGATCTTCAAGCGCTGTTATGACATGGATAAGCGCGTCTACATGATTCCGAAGATCAGCGATGTGCTGGTTAGGAGCTCGGATGAGCTAAAGCTCTTTGACACCGTGCTCTTGCTCTCAAGGAACGACGGCCTGCAGGTGGATCAGCTCTTCTGTAAGCGCGTGCTGGACATAATGAGCGCGGGTGCGCTCTTGCTCGTCAGCCTGCCATTTTTCCTCTTTATCGCAGTCGCGATTAAGCTTGAGGACGGCGGTCCGGTCTTCTATAAGCAGTGTCGCCTGACAAAGGGCGGAAAGACTTTTGATATCTTGAAGTTCCGCACCATGCGGGTCAACGCGGAGGCAGACGGCGTTGCCCGGCTCGCCGCGCAGGGCGATAACCGCATTACGAGAGTGGGCAACCTACTGCGTGCAACCAGACTCGATGAGCTCCCGCAGGTCCTCAATATCCTGAAAGGGGAGATGAGCATGGTAGGCCCGCGGCCGGAGCGCCCGGAAATTGCGGCCGAGTACAAGAAGGAAATTCCGGAGTTTGATTACCGTCTCAAGCTAAAGGCGGGACTCACCGGCTACGCGCAGATTTACGGCGTCTACAATACGACGCCCTATGACAAGCTGAAGCTCGATTTGATTTATATTCGCAACTATTCGATCTTTCTGGATTTAAAGCTCATTTTCATGACGCCGAAAATCCTCTTCATGAAAGAGAAGACCGAGGGCGTTGCGGAGGGGCAGCTTACAGCGGTGCAACAGACGGAGGATTTGAGCGGCGAGCTCAAACTCTGA